A genomic window from Anoplolepis gracilipes chromosome 6, ASM4749672v1, whole genome shotgun sequence includes:
- the LOC140667240 gene encoding uncharacterized protein isoform X2, with the protein MQNWNQWQLSAGAVTTPVPQPPVGYAAAAGADPITLMQSYMQYYNQPAPSGYSPEQWAAAQQQGWAQWQQWQQQYQQWQAQYGDKYQETMKHLSAQNMNLTSQLPSNVQPPPLPKEEVRPPLPSATTNTYQFANMPPPHQNNLPLFPTKEPANKTISQPNVTNYPTNPPLPTTQPPLPPEIGENRESISVEKSNVISESKSAKQLKLEDDELTEAERTFDEQFQQWEEQFNKWKQQNANHPDKTQYKQYEAKWTSWREKLIERREQMRRKREQQKQITVKAETEKNKNVSSGDDKILNILSNTENQRLINNLLGIGQTLGLTGKQSTTAPLPPPPPPPPPLPETTNSNNPTTQGTLSQSTPSQVNIIRSNIASAWSESQQWGNQQYNPRIEAQGYSAGTPTMPLMSSGLDVGPSQIISPNFTQPPPNLANNLMPNFSQPPPNFSNNDRPQLQNVRAPGPTTMKDGPAFSSADPSNMDMRFIHPNNRMSHSFDGQPNFRRCDQERFGREVNINLNLNEQDQFKSTDPFDNIEAQRFKRGDRSCSDFGNNQLNLQNNFNVGNERFGPANDRLETGSDRFNRENRFGPMGNDRFLSGGDRFGSNNDRLGPGSERFGNEWLGPEGDRFRGIDRVGMDKDRRGPANDRFGPDNERFPSDRFASGLGTDRFSGNDRFGPNNEHFRSNDRFSKGNSDYFDSKEVTDHRRDNFGVNSRGFNRNPSFSPPNELSPELKKLMEKRKAAGDVFRPSFIDSDKSSSVSSLSESFKKIAGDSPFRSCFDLQKNNLPNRCGSMHFPNSGPSNFQLHSDSGQLPILSYGPRDHPFKSDNEPPFKGLLDNFTKHPKDYNEQSEKDMEIRQHPNQPQSINIQSQVSVKHAGNIETTDSDPLLQTDGIADSKNAEAIQANETEGTKEQENVTSEDNSKNDDAEKSKLLSDTLLQQDDKERDNNQAQNSAERIEESNNNNDSNIKKPESLPFMGENDPRPEDLNIEPPPELPNLCLISTNSNQNALLNPTEDFNKKEPAGNKFDMRFDSNCGFRGMEFKSGASFELQNSSIFGPRGPHTFPGPSSSTFQPQGSIDTQLDLRGSNDGHFRPNASSESRAPSERSNDEQFSERGRNNESSEALNSGQFGSRDINEQFGQFGSRALGKFGPGRPTDLQFRPRGPIDPPFAPRNPGGRGNEMQFRPRGVNDRLDSRTIFEGPFGPRGFNDGSCESRGPNDNFFNARRLTDPQLGPMGSGPNRFGRTNEISFDKRPPFDSAAFGFSGERSLGRISNEGPLGLRSSNDMSLGSRDSNDVPLQRNSSFNENQFESRDSNDGPFGLSDFKARGPVSDTTNANFPSRSDSFHNRSDYMRRNSYLRREQFEDNIPVKKTMYESPTDEFTRSCLLSESKDVELRNAISLYKKELETGSRPGYGPNDAWKNKFGNDLTSDRAQQNVDNNVPFDDKLKSEKIPTEPKTGDYRPQYGEPAANPANFQPKHPSSLFMKRSQLRTGQDFCAQRQFNYNHGEIDKKFVEPCNFTPVKVIDYGHTSRLSITDQHLSPVQCFDYGHGDLKPVVLDREQHQQQHHHYPKKDFKNWVENEQNLKEYTEKMNNYEKRYVEKRNYENYDTCRSSDYNKRKEHDWQPSDKMYETERKGNDDRKEKGYNPESESRFFERNSGNDQSDLYQSDRSVQKERVQEIREISRKEITNKDIDKDDNRSKGNVNWQESSNKNVVDTNLQETSLPLDTKKNVAESITKTLELAKMPNYTMVDDLLCPPGRQNRPLKIAIILRGPPGSGKSFVAKLIKDKEVEQGGSAPRILSLDDYFLVEKEIETKDDNGKKVTIKEMVYEYEEAMEQSYIASLVKAFKKNIMDGFFNFIILDCINEKISDYEEMWSFAKTKGFKVYVCEMEMDLQICLKRNIHNRTEDEINRIIDYFEPTPSYHQKLDVNSMLQEQAIEEVDMEDSEETQEKPIMQNEDSQDSHEDTQDIIGVSKWEKMEVEDKLDRLDGLARKKNETKPQTMEDFLQVPDYYNMEDTSGKKRVRWADLEERKEQEKMRAVGFVVGHTNWDRMMDPTKGGSALTRTKFFSLS; encoded by the exons atgcaaaattggAATCAATGGCAGCTGTCAGCTGGTGCTGTTACAACTCCAGTGCCGCAGCCACCAGTTGGCTATGCTGCAGCAGCTGGTGCAGACCCTATAACTTTGATGCAAAGTTATATGCAGTATTATAATCAACCA GCACCTAGTGGATATTCACCAGAACAATGGGCAGCTGCGCAACAGCAAGGTTGGGCTCAATGGCAGCAGTGGCAACAACAATATCAACAATGGCAAGCACAATATGGCGAcaag taCCAGGAGACGATGAAGCATTTATCTGCTCAGAATATGAATTTGACGAGCCAACTGCCATCAAATGTACAGCCACCACCTCTTCCCAAAGAGGAGGTGCGACCTCCTTTACCTTCCGCTACTACAAATACATATCAATTTGCGAATATGCCACCTCCACATCAAAATAATCTTCCATTATTCCCCACAAAAGAACCTGCcaataaaacaatatcacaACCAAATGTGACAAACTATCCTACAAATCCACCGCTACCTACGACTCAGCCGCCCTTACCACCGGAAATCGGCGAGAATAGGGAGAGTATTTCAGTTGAAAAAAGTAATGTAATTAGTGAATCCAAAAGTGCTAAACAGTTAAAACTCGAAGATGACGAATTAACTGAGGCTGAGAGAACATTTGATGAACAGTTCCAACAGTGGGAAGAGCAGTTTAACAAGTGGAAGCAGCAGAACGCTAATCATCCTGACAAG ACTCAATATAAGCAATACGAAGCAAAGTGGACATCTTGGCgtgaaaaattgattgaaCGGCGCGAACAAATGCGTAGAAAACGCGAGCAACAAAAACAAATCACTGTGAAAGCGGAAacagagaagaataaaaatgtgtcgTCTGGCgacgataaaatattgaacatCTTATCGAACACTGAAAATCAACGATTAATTAACAATCTGTTAGGTATCGGGCAAACGTTGGGTTTGACAGGAAAACAAAGCACTACTGCACCTTTGCCGCCTCCGCCGCCGCCACCTCCACCATTACCAGAAACTACAAATTCTAACAATCCTACAACTCAAGGAACATTGTCGCAATCAACTCCGTCGCAAGTAAACATAATAAGATCAAACATCGCGTCAGCTTGGTCTGAGTCGCAACAATGGGGGAATCAACAATATAATCCCAGAATAGAAGCGCAAGGATACAGTGCTGGGACGCCTACAATGCCATTAATGTCCTCAGGACTGGATGTTGGTCCATCTCAAATTATTTCACCAAATTTTACACAGCCACCACCAAATCTGGCAAACAACCTCATGCCAAACTTTTCGCAACCTCCACCAAATTTCTCCAATAATGATCGACCGCAATTGCAAAATGTGAGAGCACCAGGTCCAACAACTATGAAAGATGGTCCTGCATTTAGTTCGGCTGATCCTTCGAATATGGACATGCGTTTTATTCATCCAAACAATCGAATGTCTCATAGTTTTGACGGACAGCCCAATTTTCGAAGATGCGATCAGGAACGTTTCGGACGAgaagttaatattaatctaaatttaaacGAGCAAGATCAGTTTAAATCTACAGATCCTTTTGATAACATTGAAGCGCAACGTTTCAAAAGAGGCGATAGAAGTTGTAGTGACTTCGGGAATAATCAATTGAATTTGCAGAATAATTTCAATGTAGGTAACGAGCGATTTGGACCGGCAAACGACCGTTTAGAAACAGGAAGTGATCGTTTTAACAGAGAAAATCGATTTGGACCGATGGGAAATGACAGATTCTTATCAGGAGGTGACAGATTCGGATCAAATAATGATCGACTTGGTCCAGGATCAGAGCGATTCGGTAACGAATGGCTTGGACCAGAAGGTGATCGATTTAGAGGAATCGATCGAGTCGGAATGGATAAAGATCGCCGTGGACCTGCAAACGATCGATTTGGACCGGATAATGAGCGATTTCCATCGGATCGATTTGCATCAGGATTGGGAACTGACCGTTTTTCTGGCAACGATCGGTTCGGACCTAATAACGAACATTTTCGCTCGAACGATCGATTCAGCAAGGGTAATTCggattattttgattcaaAAGAAGTTACTGATCATAGACGAGATAATTTTGGTGTTAATTCTCGTGGTTTTAATAGAAATCCATCATTTAGCCCGCCGAATGAGCTATCACCGGAGCTGAAGAAACTCATGGAAAAACGGAAAGCTGCTGGGGACGTATTTAGACCTAGTTTTATTGATTCTGACAAGTCCAGCAGTGTCAGTTCTCTCAGTGAAAGCTTTAAGAAGATTGCTGGTGATTCACCCTTTAGAAGCTGCTTTGATCTTCAAAAGAACAATCTACCAAATCGTTGCGGATCAATGCATTTCCCAAACAGTGGACCATCAAACTTTCAATTACATTCTGATTCAGGACAGCTTCCCATTTTATCATATGGTCCACGAGATCACCCTTTTAAGAGTGATAATGAACCTCCTTTCAAAGGACTTTTAGACAACTTTACCAAACATCCTAAAGATTATAATGAACAATCAGAGAAGGATATGGAAATTAGACAGCATCCTAATCAACCTCAATCAATCAATATTCAATCTCAAGTTTCTGTTAAACATGCCGGGAACATTGAAACTACTGATTCTGATCCTTTATTACAAACTGATGGCATTGCAGATTCAAAGAATGCAGAAGCTATACAAGCGAATGAGACTGAAGGTACTAAGGAACAGGAAAACGTTACTTCTGAAGATAACTCGAAGAACGATGACGCAGAAAAAAGCAAGCTTCTTAGTGATACTCTCTTGCAGCAGGATGATAAGGAACGTGATAATAATCAAGCACAAAATAGTGCTGAAAGAATAGAAGAATctaataacaataatgataGCAATATCAAAAAGCCTGAAAGTTTGCCCTTCATGGGTGAAAATGATCCACGACCAGAAGATTTGAATATTGAACCACCACCAGAACTGCCCAATTTGTGTCTTATTTCTACAAACTCTAATCAGAACGCATTGTTAAATCCAACcgaagattttaataaaaaggaacCGGCTGGCAACAAATTCGATATGCGTTTTGATAGTAATTGTGGATTTAGAGGAATGGAATTTAAATCTGGCGCATCATTTGAACTTCAAAACTCATCGATATTTGGTCCTAGAGGTCCTCACACATTTCCGGGTCCGAGTTCAAGTACGTTTCAACCGCAAGGTTCTATAGACACACAATTGGATCTGCGAGGTTCTAATGACGGTCACTTCCGGCCTAATGCATCCAGTGAAAGTCGAGCCCCTTCTGAGAGATCCAACGATGAACAGTTTAGTGAGCGCGGTCGTAACAACGAATCATCTGAAGCGCTTAATAGCGGACAGTTTGGCTCACGAGATATAAATGAGCAATTTGGTCAATTTGGTTCGCGAGCGCTAGGAAAATTCGGTCCGGGCAGACCTACCGATCTGCAGTTTAGGCCAAGAGGCCCAATTGATCCGCCGTTTGCTCCGCGAAATCCTGGTGGCAGAGGCAATGAAATGCAGTTCAGACCTAGAGGCGTTAATGATCGTTTGGATTCTCGAACAATCTTCGAAGGACCATTTGGCCCGCGAGGTTTTAACGATGGATCATGCGAGTCTAGAGGACCCaacgataattttttcaatgctCGACGTCTTACCGATCCACAACTCGGGCCTATGGGATCCGGTCCTAACAGATTTGGTAGAACGAATGAGATATCGTTCGATAAGAGACCTCCTTTTGATAGCGCAGCTTTTGGATTTTCTGGCGAAAGATCTCTTGGTCGAATATCCAACGAAGGACCACTTGGTCTGCGTAGTTCTAATGATATGTCACTTGGTTCTCGCGATTCAAATGACGTTCCTCTTCAACGTAATTCGAGTTTCAACGAGAATCAATTCGAATCTCGAGATTCTAACGATGGACCCTTTGGACTGTCCGACTTCAAAGCAAGAGGACCAGTAAGCGATACGACCAATGCAAATTTCCCATCTCGAAGCGATTCTTTTCATAATCGTAGCGATTACATGCGTAGGAACTCTTATCTTAGAAGAGAACAGTTTGAAGATAATATTCCCGTTAAAAAAACCATGTATGAAAGTCCGACCGATGAATTTACTAGAAGCTGCCTGCTGAGTGAGAGTAAAGATGTAGAACTACGAAATGCAATTAGTCtttacaaaaaagaattagaGACCGGATCTCGTCCAGGATACGGACCCAATGATGCTTGGAAGAATAAGTTTGGCAATGATCTGACGTCTGATAGAGCTCAACAAAACGTTGATAATAATGTTCCATTTGATGACAAATTGAAATCGGAAAAGATTCCGACTGAACCGAAGACGGGAGATTACAGACCGCAGTATGGTGAACCTGCGGCTAATCCCGCAAACTTCCAGCCGAAGCATCCCTCTAGCTTGTTTATGAAACGGTCACAATTAAGAACTGGCCAAGATTTTTGCGCGCAGAGACAATTCAATTATAATCACGGTGAGATTGATAAGAAGTTTGTTGAACCATGTAACTTTACCCCGGTGAAGGTAATTGATTATGGACACACATCTCGTCTGTCAATTACGGATCAACATTTGTCTCCCGTTCAGTGCTTCGATTACGGTCATGGCGATCTGAAACCGGTGGTACTGGATCGCGAGCAACATCAGCAACAGCATCATCATTATccgaaaaaagattttaaaaactgGGTGGAGAACGAGCAAAATCTCAAGGAGTACACTGAGAAGATGAACAATTACGAGAAGAGATATGTGGAAAAAAGGAACTATGAGAACTACGATACGTGTCGATCGTCAGACTATAACAAACGAAAGGAACACGATTGGCAACCGAGTGATAAAATGTACGAGACAGAGAGGAAGGGAAACGATGATCGTAAAGAGAAAGGGTATAATCCTGAATCGGAATCCCGATTCTTCGAACGTAACTCTGGTAACGATCAGAGCGATTTATATCAAAGCGATAGAAGCGTTCAGaaag aaCGAGTTCAAGAGATACGCGAAATTTCGCGAAaggaaataacaaataaagacATTGACAAAGATGATAACAG ATCAAAAGGAAATGTTAACTGGCAGGAGAGTTCGAACAAGAACGTCGTAGACACAAACCTACAAGAGACCAG TCTTCCTTTAGACACAAAGAAAAATGTTGCGGAATCAATTACAAAAACTCTCGAATTGGCAAAAATGCCAAATTACACGATGGTCGATGATCTACTGTGCCCACCGGGTCGCCAGAACAGACCATTAAAAATAGCTATAATTCTCAGAGGACCACCTGGCAGTGGTAAATCTTTCGTGGCTAAACTTATCAAg GATAAAGAAGTCGAACAAGGTGGTTCAGCACCGAGAATATTGAGTTTAGACGATTACTTCCTTgtcgaaaaagaaatagagacTAAGGATGATAATGGAAAAAAAGTCACAATTAAG GAAATGGTATATGAATATGAAGAGGCCATGGAACAAAGTTATATAGCATCTCTAGTTAAAGccttcaagaaaaatataatggaCGGATTCTTCAATTTCATCATATTGGACTGCATCAATGAGAAGATTTCAGATTATGAAGAAATGTGGAGTTTCGCCAAAACAAAAGGTTTTAAA GTATATGTATGCGAGATGGAAATGGATCTGCAAATATGCTTGAAAAGGAACATTCACAACCGTACCGAGGACGAAATTAATCGGATTATAGATTACTTTGAACCAACGCCCAGCTATCACCAAAAGCTAGATGTGAACTCGATGTTGCAAGAGCAGGCAATAGAGGag gtCGACATGGAAGATAGCGAAGAAACACAAGAGAAACCTATCATGCAGAATGAAGATAGTCAAGACAGTCATGAAGACACTCaagatataatt GGTGTCAGCAAATGGGAGAAAATGGAAGTTGAAGATAAACTAG ATCGATTAGATGGTTtagcaagaaagaaaaatgaaacaaaaccTCAAACTATGGAAGATTTCCTTCAAGTTcctgattattataatatggaAGATACGTCTGGTAAAAAACGA gtaCGTTGGGCTGATTTAGAAGAACGTAAGGAACAGGAGAAAATGCGCGCCGTCGGATTTGTCGTTGGACATACTAATTGGGATCGAATGATGGATCCTACAAAGGGTGGAAGCGCTTTAACACGCACAAA GTTTTTCTCACTATCATAA